A DNA window from Syntrophorhabdaceae bacterium contains the following coding sequences:
- a CDS encoding sugar phosphate isomerase/epimerase family protein, with protein MKFGFSTYFFIKKNPLEVIAEAMDHGVRVFEISMEIPHVLSMGNGAVKELGRLGRDGVEFSMHAPFFEINLGSFFEDIRALSKEKVMRALDVAARIGANPVVVHPGYTFLTGKAPAIEEKTRTNFLEDLTEIAAYADKRGVKIALENVHMPYFLFYELRDFVALREAVPDLGVALDIGHAFITKTTQGTSGREEAILDDIGRIGIEHLRHVHFHGNRGTKDDHMLMETDADLGKIVKGLADSGYGGKIIVESYDMEKYGISPVVEKLKGLGARF; from the coding sequence ATGAAATTCGGTTTTTCCACTTACTTTTTCATTAAAAAAAATCCTCTTGAAGTAATCGCGGAGGCCATGGACCACGGTGTACGGGTTTTCGAGATCTCCATGGAGATCCCCCACGTCCTCTCCATGGGAAATGGGGCGGTGAAAGAGTTGGGGCGCCTCGGCAGGGACGGGGTTGAATTCTCCATGCACGCACCCTTTTTTGAAATCAACCTCGGCAGTTTTTTTGAAGATATACGGGCCTTATCCAAAGAGAAGGTGATGAGGGCCCTCGATGTGGCCGCCAGGATCGGCGCAAACCCCGTCGTCGTCCACCCGGGATATACATTTCTTACAGGGAAGGCCCCTGCCATCGAAGAGAAGACGCGAACCAATTTTCTCGAAGATCTGACGGAAATCGCCGCCTATGCCGACAAGAGGGGGGTGAAGATCGCCCTGGAAAACGTGCACATGCCTTATTTCCTCTTCTACGAGCTGCGTGATTTCGTCGCCCTCCGGGAGGCAGTCCCCGACCTCGGCGTCGCCCTGGATATCGGGCATGCCTTTATCACAAAAACCACTCAGGGAACTTCCGGGCGGGAAGAAGCGATTCTCGACGATATCGGCAGGATAGGCATCGAGCACCTGAGACACGTCCACTTCCACGGCAACAGGGGCACGAAAGACGATCACATGCTCATGGAAACCGATGCGGACCTGGGGAAGATCGTGAAAGGCCTCGCCGATTCAGGCTATGGCGGCAAGATAATCGTGGAAAGCTACGATATGGAAAAATACGGAATTTCTCCGGTGGTAGAGAAGCTGAAGGGCCTGGGCGCCCGGTTCTGA
- a CDS encoding adenylate kinase, with protein sequence MRIVLLGAPGAGKGTVAKQLTEFDGSVQISTGDILRNAVKAKSALGLEAQGYMERGELVPDKLIMDIMEARLQEPDCAKGFILDGFPRTIPQAQDLKALLAKLGIKLDAVINLDVPRDVILDRLTTRRTCSNPDCQEIYNIKSKPPTPEGKCLKCGSPAVQRADETVEAITQRLETYNEKTAPLAAFYEKEGLLKTIASLSSEEIVAQVKAALKK encoded by the coding sequence ATGAGAATTGTGTTATTAGGGGCTCCGGGTGCCGGTAAGGGTACGGTGGCAAAGCAGTTGACCGAATTTGACGGATCAGTGCAGATCTCCACGGGTGACATCCTGCGCAACGCAGTCAAGGCGAAAAGCGCGCTTGGACTCGAGGCACAGGGGTACATGGAGAGGGGCGAGCTTGTGCCCGATAAGCTGATCATGGATATTATGGAAGCGAGGCTCCAGGAGCCCGACTGCGCGAAAGGCTTCATCCTCGACGGCTTCCCGCGAACCATTCCCCAGGCCCAGGACCTGAAGGCACTCCTCGCCAAGTTGGGGATCAAGCTCGACGCGGTGATAAACCTCGATGTGCCCAGGGACGTGATCCTCGACCGGCTCACCACCCGCCGGACCTGCTCGAACCCTGACTGCCAGGAGATCTACAATATAAAGAGCAAGCCCCCAACACCCGAAGGCAAATGCCTCAAATGCGGCTCCCCCGCGGTACAGCGCGCGGACGAGACCGTGGAAGCCATTACCCAGCGACTGGAGACTTACAACGAGAAAACCGCTCCTCTCGCCGCCTTCTACGAGAAGGAAGGTCTTCTGAAGACCATAGCCTCCTTGAGCAGTGAAGAGATCGTAGCCCAGGTGAAAGCTGCGTTAAAGAAGTAG
- a CDS encoding histidine-type phosphatase, with amino-acid sequence MKLFRGKFMLIGLLLALIIAGPVLAQTITDVSDGTTLKQIIIFGRHSIRSSAIPADTLATFSTNTYPPFTGVPVGYLTPRGQEAARLLGSYFREYLLSEGLLTGSASTDLSRSYFRANSIQRSNITASKIGEGLIPGVTIPVHSYRIADPNTNTPAVTDPVFDPVAAGFVTIDSDRALMVVQGKYGTAAALASAYSAELALVRNVLAPAGSVDPTSQTTHPFTLTAYSPVTNAGLAINMGGLSTTTEATDPFVMQYTDNFAPGDVGWGKFTPDTLSQETRLEILKINIAMRSPYINQAQSSNAASHVLRSMMQAHSNTNLRGAFGDRKSRIVVVTSSDYYVAGLAGLLGLHWSLQSYQPDFCAPAGALVFELRQSNRTKQYFVRVHYTAQTFDQLRNLTPLTSEVPPATMQLTVPGGSTSTTNLDVPWPTFKRLMTEAIGQQYVQPYGQDFPPGVISNVPLD; translated from the coding sequence GTGAAATTATTTAGAGGTAAATTTATGCTCATAGGTCTCCTGCTTGCGCTCATCATCGCAGGCCCGGTCCTGGCACAGACGATCACGGATGTAAGCGACGGCACCACTCTTAAACAGATCATCATCTTCGGCCGTCATAGCATACGGTCATCCGCAATTCCCGCGGACACACTGGCCACTTTTTCGACGAATACCTACCCGCCTTTCACCGGGGTCCCTGTGGGCTACCTGACTCCCCGCGGGCAGGAGGCGGCACGCCTGCTCGGCTCCTACTTCCGTGAATATCTGCTCAGCGAAGGGCTTCTCACGGGCAGCGCCTCCACGGACCTCTCCCGCTCCTATTTCCGCGCCAATTCGATCCAGCGCTCCAACATTACGGCTTCCAAGATAGGCGAGGGGCTGATCCCCGGTGTCACCATACCGGTCCACTCCTACAGGATCGCCGATCCCAATACCAACACGCCTGCCGTGACCGATCCGGTATTCGATCCCGTTGCGGCGGGCTTCGTGACTATCGACAGCGATCGTGCGTTGATGGTGGTTCAGGGAAAGTACGGCACCGCCGCGGCTCTGGCATCCGCATACAGCGCCGAGCTTGCCCTCGTTCGTAACGTGCTTGCCCCGGCAGGCTCGGTCGACCCGACCTCTCAGACCACCCACCCCTTTACTCTCACGGCCTATTCACCTGTCACGAACGCGGGCCTCGCGATTAACATGGGTGGGCTGAGTACCACAACCGAGGCCACCGACCCCTTCGTCATGCAATATACCGACAACTTCGCGCCCGGGGATGTGGGCTGGGGCAAATTTACGCCCGATACCCTTTCCCAGGAGACCCGGCTGGAAATACTGAAGATCAATATCGCAATGCGCTCGCCCTATATCAACCAGGCGCAAAGCTCCAATGCCGCCTCCCACGTGCTTCGCTCCATGATGCAGGCCCATTCGAACACGAACCTGCGAGGGGCTTTCGGGGACCGTAAGTCACGGATTGTCGTGGTTACCAGCTCCGATTACTATGTCGCGGGGCTGGCGGGCCTTCTAGGTCTCCACTGGTCTTTGCAGAGCTATCAGCCCGATTTCTGCGCTCCCGCCGGAGCGCTTGTCTTCGAGCTGCGCCAGTCCAATAGAACAAAACAATACTTTGTCCGGGTCCATTACACCGCCCAGACCTTCGACCAGCTGCGTAATTTGACGCCCCTGACTAGTGAGGTGCCTCCTGCCACAATGCAGCTCACCGTTCCGGGGGGCAGCACCTCGACCACGAACCTCGATGTACCGTGGCCGACTTTCAAAAGGCTTATGACGGAGGCGATCGGTCAGCAATACGTCCAGCCTTACGGGCAGGACTTCCCGCCCGGCGTGATTAGCAACGTTCCTTTGGATTAA
- a CDS encoding IPT/TIG domain-containing protein, whose protein sequence is MIGILTYRIMWIGIFICLLSINIHSAWGFAEEPLYFRDPFTGVAGIEQVSSVHTELARALALAAGFNDADAAIMSIYNQLTDSMRFSSTNGMVYYTNCSGVYPPIPNPDDPAICPSGKGEGALIFPLYPSQTTYGQPCVLARPGFFGPFFHFPRTDNGELENARKWAWGETRVLKGYAAFSWGTKGAEAIEGVCHYQMPMNIETGLEPGSLEAFGTYLHMLADSIHHRLCIADILALSATVPGLFGWPTLDPNREPKSCYYDWNNPSNYDENGVEFGSGNGTDRSDDASIAVYEELVRRSMAREGKYCPIDWNAPLIAMVGSPTLREACFNFIHNWAYEKETGNKGEYASLRRDYAHQMMDAIRAQRTLTHRPTLAGIAPARSQATGLGTNVTVTVKGRNMAPDAIVRWNGEALDATYVNPRKMTVIVPAAKIGSEGSAVITVYNPQGCGESAGKTFVYSYPSPALSRLNPGTAASGGPAFTLNLTGRNFIPLSKVRWTMGRVVTELPVTYVSPIQLQVQVTETMVTGKGAARVQVETAGDRILKSARLTFRIN, encoded by the coding sequence ATGATAGGCATACTTACTTACCGGATTATGTGGATTGGAATTTTCATCTGTCTTCTTTCGATCAATATTCACTCGGCCTGGGGGTTTGCGGAGGAGCCCCTCTACTTCAGGGATCCATTCACGGGCGTGGCAGGAATTGAACAGGTCAGCTCCGTTCACACCGAGCTGGCCCGTGCGCTGGCCCTGGCAGCCGGTTTCAATGATGCGGACGCGGCTATTATGTCGATCTACAATCAGCTTACCGATTCGATGCGGTTCAGCTCAACGAACGGCATGGTGTACTATACCAACTGCTCTGGCGTCTATCCCCCTATCCCAAATCCCGACGATCCTGCAATATGCCCGTCCGGGAAAGGAGAAGGGGCCCTCATCTTTCCGTTATACCCCAGCCAGACCACCTACGGACAGCCCTGTGTCCTGGCCCGTCCGGGCTTCTTCGGGCCTTTTTTTCATTTCCCGCGTACCGACAACGGCGAGTTGGAGAATGCCCGAAAGTGGGCGTGGGGAGAAACCAGGGTTCTGAAGGGTTACGCCGCGTTCTCGTGGGGCACCAAGGGCGCCGAGGCTATCGAGGGAGTCTGCCACTATCAAATGCCCATGAACATCGAAACAGGCCTGGAGCCCGGCTCGCTCGAGGCCTTCGGTACCTACCTGCACATGCTCGCCGATTCGATTCACCACCGCCTTTGCATTGCCGACATCCTCGCATTGTCGGCGACCGTGCCGGGACTCTTCGGCTGGCCCACTCTCGATCCGAACCGGGAGCCGAAGTCCTGTTATTACGATTGGAACAATCCCTCAAATTATGACGAGAATGGGGTGGAATTCGGCTCCGGGAACGGCACGGACCGCAGCGACGACGCGAGCATCGCCGTCTACGAAGAGCTGGTGAGGCGCAGCATGGCGAGAGAGGGTAAATACTGTCCCATAGACTGGAATGCCCCTTTGATTGCCATGGTCGGAAGCCCCACGCTCAGGGAGGCATGTTTCAACTTTATCCACAACTGGGCGTATGAGAAGGAGACGGGGAACAAGGGCGAGTATGCGTCCCTGCGCCGTGATTACGCCCATCAGATGATGGATGCCATTCGGGCGCAGCGTACCCTCACGCACCGCCCCACCCTGGCCGGCATCGCACCTGCCAGAAGTCAGGCGACGGGTCTGGGTACGAATGTAACAGTGACGGTGAAGGGCAGAAATATGGCTCCCGATGCGATTGTGCGCTGGAACGGAGAGGCGTTGGATGCCACGTACGTGAATCCAAGGAAGATGACAGTCATCGTCCCTGCCGCCAAAATAGGCTCCGAAGGGAGCGCGGTCATTACAGTCTATAACCCTCAGGGCTGCGGCGAATCGGCAGGCAAGACTTTCGTCTATTCCTACCCGTCACCGGCGCTGAGCAGGCTCAACCCGGGTACTGCCGCCAGCGGCGGGCCCGCCTTTACCCTGAACCTCACGGGCAGGAACTTTATCCCCCTTTCGAAAGTCCGGTGGACCATGGGGCGCGTCGTGACGGAACTTCCGGTGACTTATGTTTCCCCCATTCAGCTCCAGGTCCAGGTAACGGAAACCATGGTGACCGGGAAAGGGGCGGCGAGGGTACAGGTCGAAACGGCGGGCGACAGAATACTTAAATCGGCCAGGCTTACATTCAGGATCAATTAA
- a CDS encoding Clp1/GlmU family protein, translated as MVTEQFSGRNTIMCVGGIDTGKSTFVKEAIGELIAAGKPYIHIDLDMGQSTIGPPSTIGPPSTIGLRTSEGVQYLYFVGNISPFGVVRELEGGLTRFRRIMDGLPGRQTLVDTTGLVEGPFGWALKRMKIAILGVDFVVFFDKEGDTRQLRDHIAEMEIANLVLCPSQFVRARSAGERACYRKSLFDEHFKDAPEIRLSTANRRVVRGPWPVGEGQLTGLIGSDGFLVSLALFSDEDPEGIIVRGVVASPGEIRVIRFGRYNPFRPTTLTTEAIE; from the coding sequence ATGGTGACCGAACAATTCAGCGGCCGTAACACGATAATGTGCGTAGGCGGAATCGATACGGGCAAGAGCACTTTCGTGAAAGAGGCAATCGGGGAACTGATCGCCGCAGGTAAACCCTACATCCATATCGATCTCGACATGGGCCAGTCCACTATCGGCCCACCGTCCACTATCGGCCCACCGTCCACTATCGGGCTCAGGACTTCGGAAGGCGTGCAATACCTCTATTTCGTGGGAAATATCTCACCTTTCGGGGTGGTGAGGGAGCTCGAGGGCGGTCTTACCCGGTTCCGCAGGATCATGGACGGGCTCCCCGGCCGGCAGACTCTCGTCGATACCACGGGCCTGGTGGAAGGCCCTTTCGGTTGGGCTCTGAAGAGGATGAAGATCGCAATTCTGGGAGTCGATTTTGTTGTCTTTTTCGACAAGGAGGGAGATACGCGACAGTTACGGGACCATATCGCGGAGATGGAAATCGCGAACCTCGTCCTGTGCCCGTCGCAGTTCGTCCGGGCAAGGAGCGCGGGTGAGCGGGCCTGCTACCGGAAGTCCCTCTTCGATGAACATTTCAAGGATGCCCCGGAGATCAGGCTCTCCACCGCGAACCGGCGCGTCGTCAGGGGGCCATGGCCGGTGGGAGAGGGCCAGTTGACGGGCCTTATCGGCTCCGACGGCTTTCTTGTCTCTCTCGCCCTGTTCAGTGACGAAGACCCTGAGGGCATCATTGTTCGCGGCGTTGTTGCGTCCCCCGGGGAGATCAGGGTCATACGCTTCGGCAGATATAACCCCTTTCGCCCCACGACGCTCACCACTGAAGCCATAGAGTAA
- a CDS encoding dual specificity protein phosphatase: MDYILENLAIGNFDEATAPAVDIDALLCVAGEKELSFVRRLYCKVPLEDMQPIPAPQLIQAVRFIREYIADHRIMVFCNAGVGRAPSVVVAYLCCIENYGFGEAVEFAASRKPYMSILPDLILSIDKAKGLLARPRAKSA, encoded by the coding sequence ATGGATTACATCCTCGAGAACCTGGCAATCGGCAATTTCGACGAGGCGACGGCCCCTGCCGTTGATATCGACGCCCTGCTCTGTGTGGCCGGAGAAAAAGAGCTCTCCTTCGTGCGGCGCCTCTACTGCAAAGTCCCCCTGGAGGATATGCAGCCGATCCCCGCGCCGCAACTAATTCAGGCAGTCCGTTTCATCCGGGAGTATATAGCGGATCACAGGATCATGGTCTTCTGCAACGCGGGAGTAGGGCGGGCGCCGTCCGTCGTGGTCGCCTATCTTTGTTGCATTGAAAACTACGGATTCGGAGAGGCCGTCGAATTCGCCGCATCCAGAAAGCCGTACATGTCGATCCTTCCCGATCTCATTCTCAGTATTGATAAGGCAAAAGGGCTTTTGGCCCGCCCAAGGGCGAAATCCGCGTGA
- a CDS encoding cold-shock protein, whose translation MTMANGTVKWFNDAKGFGFIAQDEGNDVFVHYSAIRTSGYKSLSEGDRVSFEVVAGPKGPAAANVERG comes from the coding sequence ATAACTATGGCCAATGGAACGGTGAAATGGTTCAATGACGCAAAGGGGTTCGGTTTTATCGCCCAGGACGAAGGCAATGACGTGTTTGTGCATTACTCTGCGATCAGAACCAGCGGTTATAAATCGCTGAGCGAAGGCGACAGGGTAAGTTTCGAGGTCGTGGCCGGCCCCAAGGGTCCTGCCGCGGCGAACGTCGAAAGAGGGTAA
- a CDS encoding ATP-dependent helicase: MKKYTLHKDVTKGSFHIPYEQELNEEQLQVVLAEPGPVLVIAGAGSGKTRVVTYRVARLLEQGVSPSSILLLTFTNKAAREMLHRVEHLMKIDTRSIWGGTFHHIGNLLLRKHAELVGFRRNFSILDNEDAKDLIEAAVKESNIDRKARRFPKGSVIKDIISYSVNTMADVETAIDERFPYFADLTEEIVMLRRKYEEKKRAANAMDFDDLLSFWHKLLADHEDLRKFYAMAFSHILVDEYQDTNRIQAEIIDFMGLINRQVMVVGDDAQSIYSFRGADFQNILEFPKKYPEARVFKLETNYRSTPEILGLANNSISKNMKQFAKELRSVKESGIIPAVAPSRDVIQQAEFVAQRILELRDEGVPLREIAVLYRAHYHCMELQMELTRRDIPFEIRSGLRFFEQAHIKDVVSFLRVVVNPDDEVSWKRMLQLFPKIGKRTAERIYAYVRSSQNPVELLTTGKLGEVFKSVQKESVATWAKLFRELSRLHEREAPADMISAILENGYGEYVKYNYPNHEARLEDIGQLMNFSSQYHSLETFLAELSLMGGITGEEIENAGEKEDERVILSTVHQAKGLEWKAVFIIWCAEGRFPNPKAVEEGSIEEERRLFYVAATRAMDELYLCYPLIVFDRQVGHIITKPSRFIAELSSRHYEEWQISEFG; encoded by the coding sequence ATGAAAAAATATACCCTCCACAAGGACGTGACGAAGGGCTCCTTTCATATCCCCTACGAGCAGGAACTAAACGAAGAGCAGCTCCAGGTAGTCCTGGCTGAACCGGGTCCCGTGCTCGTCATCGCGGGGGCGGGCAGCGGCAAGACACGAGTGGTCACCTATAGGGTGGCACGCCTCCTCGAACAAGGTGTCTCTCCTTCGAGTATCCTTCTTCTCACCTTTACGAATAAGGCGGCCCGAGAGATGCTCCACCGGGTCGAGCACCTCATGAAGATCGACACGCGTTCCATCTGGGGCGGCACCTTCCACCATATCGGTAACCTCCTCCTCCGGAAACATGCGGAGCTCGTGGGCTTCAGGCGGAATTTCTCCATCCTCGACAATGAAGACGCCAAGGACTTGATCGAGGCGGCGGTAAAGGAGTCGAATATCGATCGTAAAGCCCGAAGGTTCCCTAAGGGCAGCGTGATAAAGGATATCATAAGTTATTCGGTAAATACGATGGCTGACGTGGAAACAGCCATAGATGAGAGGTTCCCCTACTTCGCCGACCTCACGGAAGAGATCGTCATGCTCCGCCGTAAGTATGAGGAGAAGAAACGGGCGGCGAATGCCATGGACTTCGACGACCTCCTCTCCTTCTGGCATAAGCTCCTCGCGGACCATGAGGACCTGAGAAAGTTCTATGCCATGGCCTTCTCCCATATCCTGGTCGATGAGTACCAGGATACGAACAGGATCCAGGCGGAGATTATCGATTTCATGGGCCTCATCAACAGGCAGGTCATGGTAGTGGGGGACGACGCCCAGAGTATCTACTCCTTTCGGGGGGCCGATTTCCAGAACATCCTCGAATTCCCGAAAAAATACCCGGAGGCGCGGGTATTCAAGCTCGAAACGAATTACAGGAGCACCCCGGAGATCCTCGGTCTTGCGAATAATTCCATTTCAAAAAACATGAAGCAGTTCGCAAAGGAGCTTCGAAGCGTAAAAGAGAGCGGCATCATACCGGCGGTTGCCCCCTCCCGGGACGTGATACAGCAGGCAGAGTTCGTGGCCCAGAGGATACTCGAGCTTCGGGACGAGGGGGTGCCATTGAGGGAGATCGCCGTCCTCTACCGCGCCCATTACCACTGCATGGAGCTTCAGATGGAGCTTACCCGGAGGGATATCCCTTTTGAGATACGGAGCGGATTGCGATTTTTCGAGCAGGCCCATATCAAGGATGTGGTCTCCTTTCTCAGGGTCGTGGTCAACCCGGACGATGAAGTCTCCTGGAAAAGAATGCTCCAGCTCTTCCCGAAGATCGGGAAGAGGACCGCGGAAAGGATCTATGCCTATGTGAGGTCCTCTCAAAACCCCGTAGAGCTTCTCACCACGGGGAAACTGGGAGAAGTGTTCAAGAGCGTGCAGAAAGAAAGCGTGGCCACGTGGGCGAAGCTCTTCCGCGAGCTCTCCCGCCTCCACGAGCGGGAGGCCCCGGCGGACATGATCTCCGCCATCCTCGAGAACGGATACGGGGAGTATGTGAAATACAACTACCCCAACCATGAGGCGCGGCTCGAGGATATCGGCCAGCTCATGAACTTCTCATCCCAGTATCACTCCCTCGAGACCTTTCTCGCCGAGCTTTCCCTTATGGGCGGCATTACGGGCGAGGAGATCGAAAACGCGGGGGAAAAGGAAGACGAGCGGGTGATCCTGAGCACGGTCCATCAGGCGAAAGGGCTCGAGTGGAAGGCCGTATTCATCATCTGGTGCGCCGAAGGAAGGTTTCCAAACCCGAAGGCGGTGGAGGAAGGGAGTATCGAGGAGGAGCGGAGGCTCTTCTATGTAGCCGCGACCCGCGCCATGGACGAGCTGTACCTCTGTTATCCCCTCATTGTCTTTGACCGTCAGGTAGGCCACATCATCACGAAGCCCTCGAGGTTCATCGCAGAGCTTTCCAGCAGGCATTACGAAGAGTGGCAAATCTCCGAATTCGGATAG
- a CDS encoding phosphatase PAP2 family protein: protein MKGIPMPRGQTLFSFPNRQRSAPGTGLRLIALLLGLLLCTTGCAAGDISPTANHEKELTGFLPVRDVPDSAALNRAPPAGTSAAFAADEEAYRATRKLRGTPRWDLARTDGDLRTAGAPHAFSCAIDAPITAEATPRLFNLMARARIDASRTVSRAKDQYPRTRPFIFYGDSTCAPADQIYLRRNGSYPSSHAAAGWMWALILAEIVPDRAERIFERGIAFGESRMICGVHWQSDVNAGFILGAAVTARLHGDPDFLKELAAAREEISAARAKGLKPSRDCKAEAAALRPPEPRIDR, encoded by the coding sequence ATGAAAGGTATTCCCATGCCCCGCGGGCAGACACTTTTCTCTTTCCCCAACCGGCAAAGATCGGCCCCCGGGACCGGGCTGCGGCTGATCGCGCTCTTACTGGGCTTGCTCCTGTGTACCACAGGATGCGCGGCCGGGGACATTTCCCCTACGGCAAATCACGAGAAAGAGCTCACCGGTTTTCTTCCGGTCCGCGATGTGCCCGACAGTGCCGCGCTGAATCGGGCCCCACCGGCCGGGACGTCAGCCGCTTTTGCGGCCGATGAGGAGGCATATCGGGCGACACGGAAGCTTCGGGGCACGCCGCGCTGGGATCTCGCGAGGACGGATGGGGACCTCAGGACCGCCGGGGCTCCGCATGCCTTTTCCTGCGCCATAGACGCGCCCATCACGGCCGAGGCAACTCCCCGGCTCTTCAACCTCATGGCGAGGGCACGGATCGATGCGAGCCGCACTGTCTCGCGCGCCAAAGACCAATACCCGCGAACCCGCCCCTTCATATTTTACGGGGATTCCACGTGCGCCCCCGCCGACCAGATCTATCTCAGAAGGAATGGCTCTTATCCATCGAGTCATGCGGCGGCGGGGTGGATGTGGGCCCTCATCCTTGCCGAGATCGTTCCCGACCGGGCGGAGAGGATCTTCGAGCGGGGTATCGCCTTCGGTGAAAGCCGCATGATATGCGGCGTCCATTGGCAAAGCGACGTGAATGCGGGTTTTATCCTGGGCGCGGCCGTGACGGCGAGGCTCCATGGAGACCCTGATTTCCTGAAGGAGCTCGCCGCCGCCCGTGAAGAGATCTCGGCCGCGCGGGCAAAGGGATTGAAGCCTTCCCGCGACTGCAAAGCCGAAGCCGCCGCATTAAGGCCCCCTGAGCCCCGGATTGACCGGTAG
- a CDS encoding DUF3617 family protein yields the protein MRNLLIAVAVLVVWTGSVSAEWKEGLWEITSKVDMPGMPKDIPATTMQQCITKKDMTPMPTNRSGGTECTRKEQKLAGDTVTYLMECKSKDGGTMESGGKMTFKGNSFEGTSVTTMTRKGQPPMKMNGKMSGKYLGPCAK from the coding sequence ATGCGGAATCTGTTGATCGCGGTTGCAGTGCTCGTGGTATGGACCGGAAGTGTATCTGCCGAATGGAAAGAAGGGCTCTGGGAGATCACCTCAAAGGTGGATATGCCGGGGATGCCCAAGGATATCCCGGCCACGACCATGCAGCAGTGCATTACGAAGAAGGATATGACCCCCATGCCCACCAACAGATCGGGTGGCACGGAATGTACGAGGAAAGAGCAGAAGCTCGCGGGAGACACGGTCACCTATCTCATGGAATGCAAGAGCAAGGACGGGGGGACTATGGAGAGTGGGGGCAAGATGACCTTCAAGGGCAACAGCTTCGAAGGCACAAGCGTGACCACCATGACCCGTAAAGGCCAGCCGCCGATGAAGATGAATGGAAAGATGTCGGGGAAATACCTGGGGCCTTGCGCGAAGTGA
- a CDS encoding tetratricopeptide repeat protein, which yields MKLTPGRPAKEHEQEKSIVTHEGGRDPWGLEEKYFHSLGAVLCEEGRFQEAEEALRRALLYEDTPYARYDLSMALAGRGQIDDALDEISRAIVLAPEVADYYYERSLLRRAAGDPEGASSDLGKAISLDGNYGRIEELRAAILTVRNTFDDTEMVERLSEAPIKNRELRLLADQVARSLRSDHEALTRSSCPVAGCPAYCCHFTGPMVRHGVVIGAWKLRAIKEYLRENSLSFDQFVDRLPFYGEAHVRELVPPPFFIKEGEGHSVFFPGRSDSFIERALLRDLPPGPDYRTLMWINESARPCMFLSQKKCMVHDAGDEAGLPACKQFLCLTGTALVILAHMGIAGAASFEGMTIGELNKIAVESFLILSREIHGRSEVVALRKARDEGLKSAVRSDRAGDGPAVAADIGRCRTLIDQYNEILQLRKESARAAIENLFPRTGSGR from the coding sequence ATGAAGCTTACCCCGGGCCGACCCGCGAAAGAACATGAACAGGAGAAATCGATCGTTACCCACGAAGGGGGCCGGGACCCGTGGGGTCTCGAAGAAAAATATTTCCACAGCCTGGGCGCGGTACTTTGTGAAGAAGGGCGGTTTCAGGAGGCCGAGGAGGCCCTGCGCCGGGCGCTCCTTTACGAGGATACTCCTTACGCCCGTTATGACCTGAGTATGGCCCTCGCCGGCAGAGGGCAGATCGACGACGCCCTCGACGAGATTAGTCGCGCCATCGTTCTCGCGCCGGAGGTTGCAGATTATTATTACGAAAGGAGCCTCCTGAGACGTGCCGCGGGAGACCCGGAAGGCGCCTCTTCCGATCTCGGCAAGGCCATAAGCCTGGATGGTAATTATGGCCGCATAGAGGAGCTAAGGGCAGCTATCCTGACCGTACGGAACACGTTCGACGACACGGAAATGGTTGAACGCCTTTCCGAGGCCCCCATAAAGAACCGGGAGCTACGGCTATTGGCGGATCAGGTCGCCCGGTCCCTCAGGTCGGACCATGAGGCCCTCACCCGCTCATCGTGCCCCGTCGCAGGCTGCCCCGCCTATTGCTGCCATTTCACGGGCCCCATGGTGCGCCACGGCGTGGTGATCGGCGCATGGAAGCTTCGTGCCATAAAGGAATATCTCCGGGAAAACTCCTTATCCTTCGATCAGTTCGTCGACCGGCTTCCTTTTTACGGCGAGGCCCACGTGAGGGAGCTCGTTCCCCCACCCTTTTTTATAAAAGAGGGTGAAGGGCATTCGGTCTTCTTCCCCGGCCGTTCCGATTCTTTTATAGAGAGGGCTCTGCTCCGGGACCTTCCCCCGGGGCCGGACTACCGGACCCTCATGTGGATCAACGAGAGCGCCAGGCCCTGCATGTTCCTGAGCCAAAAAAAGTGCATGGTTCACGATGCGGGCGATGAAGCAGGCCTCCCCGCATGTAAACAGTTCCTCTGCCTCACCGGGACCGCCCTTGTTATTCTCGCCCATATGGGCATCGCCGGCGCCGCGTCCTTCGAAGGAATGACAATAGGAGAGCTCAACAAAATTGCCGTCGAATCATTCCTTATCCTCTCGAGGGAGATCCATGGGAGAAGTGAAGTTGTTGCGCTCCGGAAGGCACGCGACGAGGGACTGAAGTCGGCGGTCCGGTCGGACAGGGCAGGAGACGGACCTGCCGTTGCGGCTGATATCGGGCGCTGCCGCACCCTCATCGATCAATACAACGAAATTCTGCAATTACGCAAGGAGTCCGCCCGGGCGGCAATAGAAAATCTCTTCCCCCGCACCGGTTCCGGCCGCTGA